A section of the Malus sylvestris chromosome 17, drMalSylv7.2, whole genome shotgun sequence genome encodes:
- the LOC126610146 gene encoding beta-amyrin 28-monooxygenase-like, whose protein sequence is MEEHYFFLNPLFWATSVSFVSLSLVVLLYRHRSQFTSENLPPGNVGYPVIGESFKFLASGWKGQPEKFFFDRITKFSSQVFKTSLFGEQAAIFCGAACNKFLFSNENKLVAVWYPSSIQKVFPSSTETSKKKFRKLIPKFMKPEVLQRYIGIMDTSARTHFADAWENKNQVQAFPLTNDYTFGLAVRLFLSLENPKEMEEIGHSIHLLNAGIISMPIDFPGTPFHTAIKSSKFIRDKLHKIIKQRKIDLAEGKASPTQDILSHMLLTCDENGTSATELEIADWINGLLIAGHETTSATCAFIVKYLAELPHVYDAVYNEQMEIANSKSPGKLLNWDDLKKMKYSWNVASEVLRMSSPVQGGWREPLTDFMFHGLYIPKGWKLYWSATSTHKNEAYFPEPEKFDPSRFEGSGPAPYTYVPFGGGVRMCPGKEYARLAILVFMHNLVKRFTFEKVVADETIVVNPLPVPAEGLPIRLYPHTQKEVST, encoded by the exons atggaggaGCATTATTTCTTTCTCAACCCATTGTTCTGGGCTACCTCAGTTTCCTTCGTCTCCCTCTCTCTAGTTGTCCTCTTATATAGGCACAGATCCCAATTCACTAGCGAAAACCTCCCGCCAGGAAATGTGGGCTACCCCGTGATCGGAGAGAGCTTTAAGTTCTTGGCTTCTGGATGGAAAGGCCAACCTGAAAAGTTCTTCTTCGACCGAATAACCAAATTTTCCTCCCAAGTCTTCAAGACCTCCCTCTTTGGGGAGCAAGCTGCCATCTTCTGCGGTGCGGCTTGCAACAAGTTCTTGTTCTCCAACGAGAACAAGCTTGTCGCTGTTTGGTATCCCAGCTCGATCCAAAAGGTCTTCCCTTCTTCCACTGAAACTTCTAAAAAGAAGTTTAGAAAGTTGATTCCGAAGTTCATGAAGCCTGAGGTTTTGCAACGATACATCGGCATCATGGACACTAGTGCCCGTACACACTTTGCTGATGCTTGGGAAAATAAAAACCAAGTTCAAGCCTTCCCCCTCACTAACGA CTACACCTTTGGTCTTGCTGTACGCCTGTTTCTGAGCCTTGAGAACCCAAAGGAAATGGAAGAAATCGGTCATTCAATCCATCTGTTGAACGCCGGAATCATATCAATGCCGATTGACTTCCCAGGGACCCCATTTCATACTGCCATAAAGTCCTCCAAATTCATCAGGGACAAGCTGCATAAGATAATTAAGCAGAGGAAGATTGATTTGGCAGAGGGCAAGGCCTCCCCAACACAAGACATATTGTCACACATGCTGTTAACGTGCGATGAGAACGGAACGTCCGCGACGGAATTGGAAATTGCTGATTGGATTAATGGGTTGTTGATTGCTGGCCATGAAACGACTAGCGCTACCTGCGCTTTCATTGTCAAGTATCTTGCCGAGCTTCCTCATGTCTATGATGCAGTCTACAACG AACAAATGGAGATTGCAAATTCAAAAAGTCCAGGGAAGTTACTGAACTGGGATGACCTTAAGAAGATGAAATACTCATGGAATGTAGCTTCCGAAGTGCTGAGAATGTCTTCACCTGTTCAAGGAGGCTGGAGGGAACCCTTGACCGActtcatgtttcatggtttatACATTCCAAAAGGGTGGAAGTTATATTGGAGTGCAACCTCAACGCACAAGAACGAGGCTTATTTCCCCGAGCCGGAGAAATTCGACCCGTCAAGATTTGAAGGAAGCGGACCAGCACCATACACATATGTTCCATTCGGTGGAGGCGTACGGATGTGCCCCGGCAAAGAGTACGCAAGATTGGCAATACTAGTGTTCATGCACAACTTGGTGAAAAGGTTCACATTTGAGAAAGTTGTAGCGGACGAGACGATTGTTGTTAATCCATTGCCCGTGCCCGCTGAAGGACTTCCGATCCGCCTTTATCCTCACACCCAAAAAGAAGTATCAACTTAG
- the LOC126612359 gene encoding mitogen-activated protein kinase kinase kinase 20-like: MKRKAQEQLEKGQKNHGVHWLRGEMIGEGSFGSVFLATPKKPRTSKFRSMFDLPAVMAVKSAEVSTSDPIQHEAEVLFEIKGCPFVIERFGEEITTTDKGDMVYNLLLEFATGGSLDGLIKKSNGKGLPESDVKHYTRTILEGLKHIHKCGYVHCDLTPENILLMPSTTASNVSTANLVAKVADLGLAKRRSRWKGNPMYADACAWTDNAQDETSIDVWSLGCIVLQMLTGKLPCELVEFLDMASFELTPNSPAEISSEARDFLKSCFARRPRERLTAEKLLLHRFVAQPQASEANGHHIQVVKQRKGMLKKASSAQLSAIQMVS, encoded by the coding sequence ATGAAACGAAAGGCTCAAGAACAATTAGAAAAGGGACAAAAGAATCATGGAGTGCACTGGTTAAGAGGGGAGATGATTGGAGAAGGAAGCTTTGGGTCTGTGTTTCTTGCCACTCCCAAGAAACCAAGAACGAGCAAGTTTCGCAGTATGTTTGATTTGCCTGCTGTGATGGCGGTTAAATCGGCGGAGGTTTCTACTTCAGATCCTATTCAGCATGAAGCGGAGGTTCTCTTTGAGATCAAGGGTTGCCCCTTTGTTATCGAGCGCTTTGGTGAAGAGATCACAACCACTGACAAGGGTGACATGGTCTACAACTTGTTGCTGGAATTTGCCACAGGAGGAAGCCTTGACGGTTTGATCAAGAAATCCAACGGTAAGGGATTGCCTGAATCCGATGTTAAGCACTACACGAGGACAATTCTTGAAGGgcttaagcacatacacaaGTGTGGTTATGTTCACTGCGATTTGACGCCGGAAAACATTCTTCTTATGCCTAGTACGACCGCGTCTAATGTTAGTACTGCTAACTTGGTAGCCAAGGTTGCAGATTTAGGATTGGCTAAGAGAAGGAGTCGATGGAAAGGCAATCCCATGTATGCAGACGCATGTGCTTGGACTGATAATGCACAGGATGAGACGTCAATTGATGTATGGTCCCTGGGTTGTATTGTACTTCAAATGCTAACCGGCAAGCTCCCATGTGAACTTGTCGAGTTCTTGGACATGGCTTCTTTTGAATTAACTCCCAATAGCCCTGCTGAGATCTCAAGCGAGGCTAGAGATTTCCTGAAGAGTTGCTTTGCCCGGAGACCTCGGGAAAGGTTGACAGCTGAAAAGCTCTTGCTCCATCGTTTTGTAGCACAGCCACAAGCATCAGAAGCCAATGGTCATCATATCCAGGTGGTTAAACAGCGGAAAGGAATGTTGAAGAAGGCGTCATCAGCTCAACTTTCGGCAATCCAGATGGTTTCTTAG